The following proteins come from a genomic window of Pocillopora verrucosa isolate sample1 chromosome 6, ASM3666991v2, whole genome shotgun sequence:
- the LOC131793364 gene encoding zinc finger HIT domain-containing protein 1, whose amino-acid sequence MADRRESGRIKDISSRKILDNETRKRRQKRQLEALEKDNVQDDPHAHLTIVPAKMKVPAFNDTMEDKRKKRKSKTGELFKQRFRRTFAMLLEEAQQEAEAGEPSYTSAKVPPSKFPERHFCAVCGFPSNYTCVSCGSRYCCVKCLGTHQDTRCLKWTV is encoded by the exons ATGGCGGACCGTCGAGAGTCAG GGAGAATCAAAGACATATCtagcagaaaaattttggataaTGAAACCCGGAAAAGACGCCAGAAAAGACAGCTTGAGGCCTTAGAGAAAGACAACGTTCAAGATGATCCTCACGCTCACCTGACGATAGTCCCTGCCAAAATGAAAGTTCCGGCTTTTAACGACACCATGGAAG ataaaagaaaaaagaggaaatccAAAACAGGAGAGTTGTTTAAACAG AGATTTCGAAGAACATTTGCCATGCTTTTGGAGGAGGCA CAACAAGAAGCAGAAGCTGGTGAACCCTCGTATACCTCAGCCAAGGTACCTCCCTCAAAATTCCCAGAGAGACACTTCTGTGCTGTGTGTGGat TTCCCTCAAATTACACTTGTGTGTCCTGTGGATCAAGATACTGTTGCGTGAAGTGTCTGGGAACACACCAGGACACAAGATGCCTAAAGTGGACAGTCTAG
- the LOC131792548 gene encoding tRNA-splicing endonuclease subunit Sen15-like: MASTSTVQHKVTRENWLEAHPKFKEIQSYGFYNEKMPLARAAIGVYLDLCESKHWFKVCIHPCESLKLVYITGKRTKKSQFDVVVPLTIDTTLTTEEIHDIIQEVNLCEEETEEGADACRSRVSSKVTMAFYEADSTIVYYDFSQGLVPPDPPTEEEEVKPKRKRTRPKKGKNTSS, translated from the coding sequence ATGGCGTCCACAAGCACGGTTCAGCACAAAGTTACGAGGGAAAATTGGTTGGAAGCGCATccaaaattcaaagaaatacaATCGTATGGATTTTATAACGAGAAGATGCCGCTAGCAAGAGCTGCTATCGGTGTGTACCTGGACTTATGTGAAAGCAAGCACTGGTTTAAGGTTTGCATTCATCCTTGCGAGTCTTTGAAGTTAGTGTACATAACTGGAAAGCGGACCAAGAAATCCCAGTTTGATGTTGTAGTTCCGCTTACGATAGATACAACATTAACAACAGAGGAAATTCATGATATTATTCAGGAAGTTAATCTGTGCGAAGAAGAAACTGAGGAAGGAGCAGATGCATGTCGTAGTCGCGTGAGCTCCAAAGTAACAATGGCTTTCTATGAGGCTGATTCCACTATTGTCTATTACGACTTTTCTCAAGGACTTGTTCCACCGGATCCACCAACTGAAGAAGAGGAAGTGAAACCGAAACGTAAAAGAACAAGACCGAAGAAAGGCAAGAACACATCTTCATGA